Proteins from one Coffea arabica cultivar ET-39 chromosome 8c, Coffea Arabica ET-39 HiFi, whole genome shotgun sequence genomic window:
- the LOC113705334 gene encoding uncharacterized protein isoform X1: protein MAEASKVRLVRCPKCENLLPEPPGFSVYQCGGCGAVLRVDVTAKKKELLGDGLLGTSDEERSRGASEKGDVDNVGLGSVAGAKIESNGIVKRNNSENVLNGSSSSGVDNSRGLDDCDGSKTGRDRLDLGFDQDRKIRYSEDEYKHPLKGLNDEYVRDNGTGDFRSSRPDYTRLNKDELEEIKRLIKLLRSRPAIDQNGMDRNSSIASRANGSSVAGQGRFVNFQHPEVGPSNYVGGSYYNYAEQRRYGDRSDGLARVENLENDRVELLRKLDELADQLTRSCDVADKSKERIHHDRWIPPVLPDTYDRHDAFVQDGTRNSYTVHKQPLIPDKHISRAPYVPRSHGYVPYTDRHGIPFQESYPPRNFSYEYGGITDAYQTQMLRRPSHQPPSRYFQESCHVDFNQDLFMSHPHEAFFHQPACSCLQCVNKNWQVSSKIQPPNLCNQNMHSTHTSRSFYQNVNPITYDPQVYTSEASNLLPPQSRDRKHLTRSSSDLGREKVGFGRSHPKKVVAAPGGRRLFQPIAGGAPFVTCCNCFELLKLPRKLFLTQKNPREIKCGGCSSLLLFELDGKGIVVSVSATTERVFKKVHSSSSEISNEKYESSHDPPDADAVGNCDGYENFNYGYQLTDAEPVLSSGEYKLSFGESEMRRDPNSFTASSSEGEQSPNSVIAEKDEGLLHLPDSPSQKHPGHSPDNLMHKYGQGNKSKRIEEDRNTADGKTSRQNSLKDTLVATEMDVSYNDGSTHDSAEIRKEEYLPKINKGGESFFVGLIKRSFGDFSRSSKSTESGKSNVSINGHFVPDRVVKKAEKLSGPIQPGEYWYDIRAGFWGVMGHPCLGIILPNIEEFNYPMLENCAGGNTEVFVNGRELHQKDLDLLASRGLPITRHKSYLIDISGRVVDENTGEELDGLGKLAPTVQRAKHGFGMRIPKSLLQKQR, encoded by the exons ATGGCCGAAGCTTCAAAAGTTCGTTTAGTTCGTTGTCCCAAATGCGAAAATCTTCTGCCTGAGCCCCCTGGCTTCTCTGTCTACCAGTGTGGTGGTTGCGGTGCTGTTCTCCGAG ttgaTGTCACAGCTAAAAAGAAAGAGCTTTTGGGCGATGGCTTATTAGGGACATCTGATGAGGAAAGGAGTAGAGGAGCTTCTGAGAAAGGGGACGTCGATAATGTCGGTTTAGGTAGCGTTGCTGGGGCAAAGATAGAGAGTAACGGGATTGTTAAAAGAAACAATAGTGAAAATGTCTTGAATGGTAGTTCTTCATCAGGAGTCGATAATAGTAGAGGTTTGGATGATTGTGATGGATCTAAAACAGGAAGAGATAGGTTGGATTTGGGTTTTGATCAGGATAGAAAGATTAGATACTCAGAAGATGAATACAAACATCCTTTGAAGGGTCTGAATGATGAATATGTTCGTGATAATGGTACTGGTGACTTCCGCTCTAGTAGGCCTGATTATACTAGATTGAATAAAGATGAGCTTGAAGAAATCAAGCGTTTGATTAAGTTATTGAGATCGAGGCCGGCTATAGACCAGAATGGTATGGACAGAAATAGCTCGATAGCGTCCCGTGCTAATGGCAGCAGTGTTGCAGGGCAGGGGAGGTTTGTCAATTTTCAACATCCTGAAGTGGGGCCTTCAAATTATGTTGGAGGTTCTTACTACAATTATGCTGAGCAGAGAAGGTATGGTGACAGATCAGATGGACTTGCAAGAGTTGAAAATTTGGAGAATGATCGAGTGGAGCTCCTTAGGAAGCTTGATGAGTTGGCTGATCAACTCACCAGATCTTGTGATGTAGCAGATAAATCAAAGGAAAGGATCCATCATGACCGTTGGATACCTCCAGTTCTTCCAGATACATATGACAGACATGATGCTTTTGTGCAAGATGGTACGAGGAACTCTTATACTGTTCATAAGCAACCTCTGATTCCTGACAAACACATTTCTAGAGCTCCATATGTCCCTCGCAGTCATGGCTATGTCCCTTACACGGATAGACATGGCATACCTTTTCAAGAATCTTACCCTCCACGGAATTTTTCTTATGAATATGGTGGAATTACTGATGCTTATCAGACGCAGATGCTGAGGAGGCCTTCCCATCAGCCACCTAGTCGGTACTTCCAGGAATCATGTCACGTGGACTTCAATCAAGATCTGTTCATGTCACACCCACATGAAGCTTTTTTTCACCAGCCTGCCTGCTCTTGCTTGCAATGTGTCAACAAGAATTGGCAAGTTTCTTCGAAAATTCAGCCCCCAAATCTATGTAACCAAAATATGCATAGCACCCACACAAGTCGTAGTTTCTATCAGAATGTGAATCCTATTACATATGATCCTCAGGTTTACACTTCCGAAGCCTCCAATCTCCTTCCACCACAATCTCGTGATAGAAAGCACCTTACAAGAAGTTCTAGTGACTTGGGCAGAGAAAAAGTTGGATTTGGTCGAAGCCATCCAAAGAAGGTAGTGGCAGCCCCTGGTGGCAGACGACTCTTTCAGCCAATTGCTGGTGGTGCTCCATTTGTAACCTGCTGTAATTGCTTTGAGTTGTTGAAGTTACCAAGGAAACTTTTTTTAACTCAGAAAAACCCAAGGGAAATAAAATGTGGGGGTTGTTCTTCTCTGCTTTTGTTTGAACTTGATGGCAAAGGAATTGTTGTATCAGTATCTGCAACAACTGAGCGAGTCTTTAAGAAGGTTCACTCTTCCTCCAGtgaaatttcaaatgaaaagtaTGAAAGTTCTCATGATCCCCCAGATGCTGATGCAGTAGGCAACTGCGATGGTTATGAGAACTTCAATTATGGCTATCAGTTGACAGATGCTGAGCCTGTTCTGTCTTCAGGAGAATACAAGTTGAGTTTTGGTGAGTCTGAGATGAGAAGGGATCCTAATTCTTTCACTGCAAGTTCTTCTGAGGGCGAGCAAAGTCCAAATAGCGTGATAGCTGAAAAAGATGAAGGCTTATTACATCTTCCAGATTCACCTTCCCAGAAACACCCAGGTCATTCCCCTGATAATCTTATGCACAAATATGGCCAGGGAAACAAAAGCAAACGTATTGAGGAAGATAGGAACACTGCAGACGGGAAAACCTCTAGGCAAAACTCGCTAAAGGACACCCTGGTGGCAACTGAGATGGATGTGTCCTATAATGATGGTTCAACTCATGATTCTGCTGAGATACGCAAAGAGGAATATCTACCAAAAATCAACAAAGGGGGTGAGTCTTTCTTCGTTGGTCTCATAAAGAGGAGTTTTGGAGACTTCTCGAGGTCAAGTAAGAGTACAGAAAGTGGAAAATCAAATGTTTCCATCAATGGGCACTTTGTACCAGACCGAGTAGTTAAGAAGGCAGAAAAGTTGTCTGGGCCTATTCAGCCAGGAGAGTACTG GTATGATATCCGAGCAGGATTTTGGGGTGTCATGGGACATCCATGCCTGGGCATTATTCTG CCAAACATAGAAGAATTCAATTATCCTATGTTAGAAAATTGTGCTGGTGGAAACACTGAAGTTTTTGTGAATGGGAGGGAGCTTCACCAGAAGGATCTAGATTTACTTGCCAGCAGAGGCCTTCCAATCACAAGGCACAAGTCTTACCTCATTGATATTTCTGGCAGAGTGGTGGATGAGAACACAGGTGAAGAACTAGATGGACTAGGCAAACTTGCCCCAAC GGTTCAGAGAGCAAAGCATGGATTTGGTATGAGAATTCCAAAATCACTTCTCCAAAAGCAACGTTAA
- the LOC113705334 gene encoding uncharacterized protein isoform X2, which produces MAEASKVRLVRCPKCENLLPEPPGFSVYQCGGCGAVLRAKKKELLGDGLLGTSDEERSRGASEKGDVDNVGLGSVAGAKIESNGIVKRNNSENVLNGSSSSGVDNSRGLDDCDGSKTGRDRLDLGFDQDRKIRYSEDEYKHPLKGLNDEYVRDNGTGDFRSSRPDYTRLNKDELEEIKRLIKLLRSRPAIDQNGMDRNSSIASRANGSSVAGQGRFVNFQHPEVGPSNYVGGSYYNYAEQRRYGDRSDGLARVENLENDRVELLRKLDELADQLTRSCDVADKSKERIHHDRWIPPVLPDTYDRHDAFVQDGTRNSYTVHKQPLIPDKHISRAPYVPRSHGYVPYTDRHGIPFQESYPPRNFSYEYGGITDAYQTQMLRRPSHQPPSRYFQESCHVDFNQDLFMSHPHEAFFHQPACSCLQCVNKNWQVSSKIQPPNLCNQNMHSTHTSRSFYQNVNPITYDPQVYTSEASNLLPPQSRDRKHLTRSSSDLGREKVGFGRSHPKKVVAAPGGRRLFQPIAGGAPFVTCCNCFELLKLPRKLFLTQKNPREIKCGGCSSLLLFELDGKGIVVSVSATTERVFKKVHSSSSEISNEKYESSHDPPDADAVGNCDGYENFNYGYQLTDAEPVLSSGEYKLSFGESEMRRDPNSFTASSSEGEQSPNSVIAEKDEGLLHLPDSPSQKHPGHSPDNLMHKYGQGNKSKRIEEDRNTADGKTSRQNSLKDTLVATEMDVSYNDGSTHDSAEIRKEEYLPKINKGGESFFVGLIKRSFGDFSRSSKSTESGKSNVSINGHFVPDRVVKKAEKLSGPIQPGEYWYDIRAGFWGVMGHPCLGIILPNIEEFNYPMLENCAGGNTEVFVNGRELHQKDLDLLASRGLPITRHKSYLIDISGRVVDENTGEELDGLGKLAPTVQRAKHGFGMRIPKSLLQKQR; this is translated from the exons ATGGCCGAAGCTTCAAAAGTTCGTTTAGTTCGTTGTCCCAAATGCGAAAATCTTCTGCCTGAGCCCCCTGGCTTCTCTGTCTACCAGTGTGGTGGTTGCGGTGCTGTTCTCCGAG CTAAAAAGAAAGAGCTTTTGGGCGATGGCTTATTAGGGACATCTGATGAGGAAAGGAGTAGAGGAGCTTCTGAGAAAGGGGACGTCGATAATGTCGGTTTAGGTAGCGTTGCTGGGGCAAAGATAGAGAGTAACGGGATTGTTAAAAGAAACAATAGTGAAAATGTCTTGAATGGTAGTTCTTCATCAGGAGTCGATAATAGTAGAGGTTTGGATGATTGTGATGGATCTAAAACAGGAAGAGATAGGTTGGATTTGGGTTTTGATCAGGATAGAAAGATTAGATACTCAGAAGATGAATACAAACATCCTTTGAAGGGTCTGAATGATGAATATGTTCGTGATAATGGTACTGGTGACTTCCGCTCTAGTAGGCCTGATTATACTAGATTGAATAAAGATGAGCTTGAAGAAATCAAGCGTTTGATTAAGTTATTGAGATCGAGGCCGGCTATAGACCAGAATGGTATGGACAGAAATAGCTCGATAGCGTCCCGTGCTAATGGCAGCAGTGTTGCAGGGCAGGGGAGGTTTGTCAATTTTCAACATCCTGAAGTGGGGCCTTCAAATTATGTTGGAGGTTCTTACTACAATTATGCTGAGCAGAGAAGGTATGGTGACAGATCAGATGGACTTGCAAGAGTTGAAAATTTGGAGAATGATCGAGTGGAGCTCCTTAGGAAGCTTGATGAGTTGGCTGATCAACTCACCAGATCTTGTGATGTAGCAGATAAATCAAAGGAAAGGATCCATCATGACCGTTGGATACCTCCAGTTCTTCCAGATACATATGACAGACATGATGCTTTTGTGCAAGATGGTACGAGGAACTCTTATACTGTTCATAAGCAACCTCTGATTCCTGACAAACACATTTCTAGAGCTCCATATGTCCCTCGCAGTCATGGCTATGTCCCTTACACGGATAGACATGGCATACCTTTTCAAGAATCTTACCCTCCACGGAATTTTTCTTATGAATATGGTGGAATTACTGATGCTTATCAGACGCAGATGCTGAGGAGGCCTTCCCATCAGCCACCTAGTCGGTACTTCCAGGAATCATGTCACGTGGACTTCAATCAAGATCTGTTCATGTCACACCCACATGAAGCTTTTTTTCACCAGCCTGCCTGCTCTTGCTTGCAATGTGTCAACAAGAATTGGCAAGTTTCTTCGAAAATTCAGCCCCCAAATCTATGTAACCAAAATATGCATAGCACCCACACAAGTCGTAGTTTCTATCAGAATGTGAATCCTATTACATATGATCCTCAGGTTTACACTTCCGAAGCCTCCAATCTCCTTCCACCACAATCTCGTGATAGAAAGCACCTTACAAGAAGTTCTAGTGACTTGGGCAGAGAAAAAGTTGGATTTGGTCGAAGCCATCCAAAGAAGGTAGTGGCAGCCCCTGGTGGCAGACGACTCTTTCAGCCAATTGCTGGTGGTGCTCCATTTGTAACCTGCTGTAATTGCTTTGAGTTGTTGAAGTTACCAAGGAAACTTTTTTTAACTCAGAAAAACCCAAGGGAAATAAAATGTGGGGGTTGTTCTTCTCTGCTTTTGTTTGAACTTGATGGCAAAGGAATTGTTGTATCAGTATCTGCAACAACTGAGCGAGTCTTTAAGAAGGTTCACTCTTCCTCCAGtgaaatttcaaatgaaaagtaTGAAAGTTCTCATGATCCCCCAGATGCTGATGCAGTAGGCAACTGCGATGGTTATGAGAACTTCAATTATGGCTATCAGTTGACAGATGCTGAGCCTGTTCTGTCTTCAGGAGAATACAAGTTGAGTTTTGGTGAGTCTGAGATGAGAAGGGATCCTAATTCTTTCACTGCAAGTTCTTCTGAGGGCGAGCAAAGTCCAAATAGCGTGATAGCTGAAAAAGATGAAGGCTTATTACATCTTCCAGATTCACCTTCCCAGAAACACCCAGGTCATTCCCCTGATAATCTTATGCACAAATATGGCCAGGGAAACAAAAGCAAACGTATTGAGGAAGATAGGAACACTGCAGACGGGAAAACCTCTAGGCAAAACTCGCTAAAGGACACCCTGGTGGCAACTGAGATGGATGTGTCCTATAATGATGGTTCAACTCATGATTCTGCTGAGATACGCAAAGAGGAATATCTACCAAAAATCAACAAAGGGGGTGAGTCTTTCTTCGTTGGTCTCATAAAGAGGAGTTTTGGAGACTTCTCGAGGTCAAGTAAGAGTACAGAAAGTGGAAAATCAAATGTTTCCATCAATGGGCACTTTGTACCAGACCGAGTAGTTAAGAAGGCAGAAAAGTTGTCTGGGCCTATTCAGCCAGGAGAGTACTG GTATGATATCCGAGCAGGATTTTGGGGTGTCATGGGACATCCATGCCTGGGCATTATTCTG CCAAACATAGAAGAATTCAATTATCCTATGTTAGAAAATTGTGCTGGTGGAAACACTGAAGTTTTTGTGAATGGGAGGGAGCTTCACCAGAAGGATCTAGATTTACTTGCCAGCAGAGGCCTTCCAATCACAAGGCACAAGTCTTACCTCATTGATATTTCTGGCAGAGTGGTGGATGAGAACACAGGTGAAGAACTAGATGGACTAGGCAAACTTGCCCCAAC GGTTCAGAGAGCAAAGCATGGATTTGGTATGAGAATTCCAAAATCACTTCTCCAAAAGCAACGTTAA
- the LOC113707448 gene encoding protein trichome birefringence-like 23 isoform X1, which translates to MMKKISFNWTSWWWSLHKQNYLVLKLGVSILLIGLVFRLLYPLSGGVSEVQDIPIQQTVSPSTPPPLVSVSSPLNSNQHSPNGTETSDRSSDSSGFNEADNESQENEDAGRCDLFVGDWIPHPGGPVYTNETCDWIEGHQNCMKNGRPDTGYLYWRWSPRECELPQLNPNRFLELMRNKALALIGDSISRNHIQSLICVLSKAEKAVQVYHDEDYKSRRWLFPSHNFTVSVLWSPFLAQAAIFEDYNGVSTSEIELHLDKLDGTWTEQFKSLDYIMFSSGEWYAKSAIYYKNNTVLGCHYCPKRNLTERGFDFAYREVLRNFFDYITESNHKGMIFFRTSTPEHFENGEWFSGGTCNRTEPVKEGEFLRNELNRILRDIEIEEFRNASTKASEKGVNLKLFDVNPLSLLRPDGHPGPYRFFQPFAKDKNAKIIKDCLHWCLPGPIDTWNDLLMKMVVNG; encoded by the exons ATGATGAAGAAAATTTCATTCAACTGGACATCATGGTGGTGGTCTCTTCACAAGCAGAATTACTTGGTTCTCAAGTTGGGAGTTTCAATTCTTCTAATTGGCCTTGTTTTTAGGCTTTTATACCCTCTATCCGGTGGTGTGTCTGAAGTACAAGACATCCCTATTCAGCAAACTGTTAGTCCAAGTACGCCACCGCCTCTGGTTTCTGTCAGTTCACCTCTAAATTCTAATCAGCATTCTCCGAATGGGACTGAAACTTCAGATAGGAGTTCAGATTCAAGTGGGTTCAACGAGGCTGACAACGAAAGTCAAGAAAATG AAGATGCGGGAAGATGTGATCTGTTCGTTGGGGATTGGATTCCTCATCCTGGGGGTCCTGTTTACACTAATGAGACCTGTGACTGGATTGAAGGCCATCAAAACTGTATGAAGAATGGTCGACCTGATACAGGTTATCTTTACTGGAGGTGGAGTCCACGAGAATGCGAGTTACCTCAACTAAATCCTAATAGGTTTCTTGAGTTGATGAGAAATAAAGCTTTGGCATTGATTGGTGATTCCATATCACGCAACCACATACAGTCATTGATCTGTGTTCTTTCAAAG GCGGAAAAGGCCGTCCAAGTTTATCATGATGAGGACTACAAATCAAGAAGATGGCTCTTCCCCTCCCACAATTTCACCGTTTCAGTTTTATGGTCTCCTTTCTTAGCACAAGCTGCCATTTTCGAAGACTACAATGGTGTTTCTACATCAGAGATTGAGCTGCATCTTGACAAACTAGATGGCACATGGACTGAACAATTCAAGAGCTTGGACTACATCATGTTTTCCAGTGGTGAATGGTATGCCAAATCAGCAATCTACTACAAGAACAACACAGTATTGGGATGCCATTACTGTCCTAAGAGAAACTTGACGGAACGTGGGTTTGATTTTGCTTATCGCGAGGTGCTCAGGAACTTTTTTGACTACATAACCGAGTCAAATCACAAGGGGATGATCTTTTTCAGGACCAGCACACCGGAGCATTTTGAGAACGGTGAATGGTTTAGCGGTGGAACCTGCAATAGAACTGAACCAGTGAAGGAAGGTGAGTTTCTGAGAAATGAGTTGAACAGGATTCTTCGAGATATTGAAATAGAAGAATTCAGGAATGCATCCACAAAAGCTTCTGAGAAAGGGGTGAATCTCAAACTTTTTGACGTAAATCCTCTCTCCTTGTTGAGGCCTGATGGACATCCAGGTCCATACAGATTCTTCCAACCATTTGCTAAGGACAAAAATGCAAAGATAATCAAAGACTGTCTACACTGGTGTTTGCCGGGCCCTATAGATACTTGGAACGATCTGTTAATGAAGATGGTGGTCAATGGCTGA
- the LOC113707448 gene encoding protein trichome birefringence-like 23 isoform X2: MMKKISFNWTSWWWSLHKQNYLVLKLGVSILLIGLVFRLLYPLSGGVSEVQDIPIQQTVSPSTPPPLVSVSSPLNSNQHSPNGTETSDRSSDSSGFNEADNESQENDAGRCDLFVGDWIPHPGGPVYTNETCDWIEGHQNCMKNGRPDTGYLYWRWSPRECELPQLNPNRFLELMRNKALALIGDSISRNHIQSLICVLSKAEKAVQVYHDEDYKSRRWLFPSHNFTVSVLWSPFLAQAAIFEDYNGVSTSEIELHLDKLDGTWTEQFKSLDYIMFSSGEWYAKSAIYYKNNTVLGCHYCPKRNLTERGFDFAYREVLRNFFDYITESNHKGMIFFRTSTPEHFENGEWFSGGTCNRTEPVKEGEFLRNELNRILRDIEIEEFRNASTKASEKGVNLKLFDVNPLSLLRPDGHPGPYRFFQPFAKDKNAKIIKDCLHWCLPGPIDTWNDLLMKMVVNG; encoded by the exons ATGATGAAGAAAATTTCATTCAACTGGACATCATGGTGGTGGTCTCTTCACAAGCAGAATTACTTGGTTCTCAAGTTGGGAGTTTCAATTCTTCTAATTGGCCTTGTTTTTAGGCTTTTATACCCTCTATCCGGTGGTGTGTCTGAAGTACAAGACATCCCTATTCAGCAAACTGTTAGTCCAAGTACGCCACCGCCTCTGGTTTCTGTCAGTTCACCTCTAAATTCTAATCAGCATTCTCCGAATGGGACTGAAACTTCAGATAGGAGTTCAGATTCAAGTGGGTTCAACGAGGCTGACAACGAAAGTCAAGAAAATG ATGCGGGAAGATGTGATCTGTTCGTTGGGGATTGGATTCCTCATCCTGGGGGTCCTGTTTACACTAATGAGACCTGTGACTGGATTGAAGGCCATCAAAACTGTATGAAGAATGGTCGACCTGATACAGGTTATCTTTACTGGAGGTGGAGTCCACGAGAATGCGAGTTACCTCAACTAAATCCTAATAGGTTTCTTGAGTTGATGAGAAATAAAGCTTTGGCATTGATTGGTGATTCCATATCACGCAACCACATACAGTCATTGATCTGTGTTCTTTCAAAG GCGGAAAAGGCCGTCCAAGTTTATCATGATGAGGACTACAAATCAAGAAGATGGCTCTTCCCCTCCCACAATTTCACCGTTTCAGTTTTATGGTCTCCTTTCTTAGCACAAGCTGCCATTTTCGAAGACTACAATGGTGTTTCTACATCAGAGATTGAGCTGCATCTTGACAAACTAGATGGCACATGGACTGAACAATTCAAGAGCTTGGACTACATCATGTTTTCCAGTGGTGAATGGTATGCCAAATCAGCAATCTACTACAAGAACAACACAGTATTGGGATGCCATTACTGTCCTAAGAGAAACTTGACGGAACGTGGGTTTGATTTTGCTTATCGCGAGGTGCTCAGGAACTTTTTTGACTACATAACCGAGTCAAATCACAAGGGGATGATCTTTTTCAGGACCAGCACACCGGAGCATTTTGAGAACGGTGAATGGTTTAGCGGTGGAACCTGCAATAGAACTGAACCAGTGAAGGAAGGTGAGTTTCTGAGAAATGAGTTGAACAGGATTCTTCGAGATATTGAAATAGAAGAATTCAGGAATGCATCCACAAAAGCTTCTGAGAAAGGGGTGAATCTCAAACTTTTTGACGTAAATCCTCTCTCCTTGTTGAGGCCTGATGGACATCCAGGTCCATACAGATTCTTCCAACCATTTGCTAAGGACAAAAATGCAAAGATAATCAAAGACTGTCTACACTGGTGTTTGCCGGGCCCTATAGATACTTGGAACGATCTGTTAATGAAGATGGTGGTCAATGGCTGA
- the LOC113705421 gene encoding high mobility group B protein 13, whose product MAAIAEMPLVSEPAPTKKGRSRRALKQKTPSSSEANIVAGTVPQPSPVAPPSENCPTKENHESLSSQLSPQKKSKRGAPKASKQQPELSFEKELLEMQEKLEKLTLEKQQTEELLKVKEEALKQNEEEKEKLHVELKKLQKVKEFKPTMTLPMLQALKDNDQEKKGKKKADPATKRPSPPYALWCKDQWNEVKKANPEADFKEISTLLGAKWKTLSTEEKKPYEERYQEEKEAYLKIVGIEKREHEAMKLLEEEQKQKTAMELLEQYMQFKQEAEKENKKTNKKEKDPLKPKQPLTAFFLYSNERRATLLAENKNVLEVAKVLGEEWKNMTEKQRAPYEKIANKNKEQYLLEIELYKQRKEEEAANLKKEEEELMKLQKQEALQLLKKKEKAENIIKKTKEKRQKKKEEKDVDPNKPKKPASSFLLFSKEARKTLSEERPGINNSTLNALISVKWKELSEEEKQVWNEKAAKAMEAYKKEVEEYNKKLVAENQKN is encoded by the exons atggCTGCAATTGCAGAGATGCCTCTTGTTTCTGAACCCGCTCCCACGAAGAAAGGGAGATCCAGAAGAGCACTAAAGCAGAAAACCCCATCGTCCAGCGAGGCCAACATTGTGGCCGGAACTGTCCCTCAGCCATCTCCGGTTGCGCCACCATCTGAGAACTGTCCCACCAAAGAGAACCATGAAAGCCTCTCCTCACAGCTTTCGCCCCAGAAAAAATCAAAGAGAGGGGCTCCAAAGGCTTCCAAGCAACAACCAGAACTGTCCTTTGAGAAAGAATTGCTGGAAATGCAGGAAAAGCTTGAGAAACTGACGCTTGAGAAACAGCAGACTGAGGAGCTCTTGAAGGTTAAAGAAGAAGCCCTCAAACAAAATGAGGAAGAGAAGGAGAAGCTGCATGTCGAACTCAAGAAGCTACAGAAAGTCAAGGAGTTTAAGCCCACCATG ACCTTACCCATGTTGCAAGCTTTGAAAGACAatgatcaagaaaagaaagggaagaagaagGCGGATCCTGCGACAAAGAGACCATCTCCTCCTTACGCCTTGTGGTGCAAAGATCAGTGGAATGAG GTGAAAAAAGCAAATCCGGAAGCAGATTTCAAGGAAATATCAACTCTGTTGGGGgcaaaatggaagacactcagCACAGAGGAGAAGAAACCTTACGAGGAGAGGTACCAAGAGGAGAAGGAAGCTTACTTGAAAATTGTTGGAATTGAGAAACGCGAGCACGAAGCAATGAAGCTTTTGGAGGAAGAGCAAAAACAGAAGACTGCCATGGAGTTGCTTGAACAATACATGCAGTTCAAACAGGAAGCagagaaagaaaataagaagaCTAACAA gaaagaaaaagatccTTTAAAACCAAAGCAACCACTCACGGCTTTCTTCTTGTACTCGAATGAGCGACGCGCAACTTTGCTTGCAGAGAACAAAAATGTGTTGGAG GTGGCAAAGGTCTTAGGTGAAGAATGGAAGAACATGACGGAGAAGCAGAGAGCACCTTACGAGAAG ATTGCAAACAAGAACAAGGAGCAGTATTTGCTTGAAATCGAGCTCTACAAGCAGAGGAAAGAGGAAGAAGCTGCTAATCTCAAAAAGGAAGAGGAAGAGCTGATGAAACTTCAAAAGCAGGAAGCGTTGCAATtgctcaagaagaaagagaaagctGAGAACATTATTAAG aaaacaaaagagaagcgccaaaagaagaaggaagagaagGATGTTGATCCTAACAAGCCAAAGAAGCCAGCATCTTCATTCCTCCTCTTCAG CAAAGAGGCCAGGAAGACTTTGTCGGAAGAAAGGCCTGGGATCAACAATTCCACCCTTAATGCCCTCATTTCGGTTAAGTGGAAG GAACTAAGTGAGGAAGAGAAACAAGTTTGGAATGAGAAGGCTGCAAAAGCTATGGAGGCATACAAGAAGGAGGTGGAAGAATACAACAAAAAATTGGTGGCAGAGAACCAGAAAAACTAG
- the LOC113706449 gene encoding uncharacterized protein encodes MPRYRGETPGVRVYTVCDESKYLVVKNVPALGCGDELLRLFSTYGQIEECKPMDAEDCEPFTDVYWIKFHQVDNARFAKRKLDEFVFLGNRLQISYAPHFESLSDTKEKLEGRRNEVLARLKPRSSNASAAYGHGPSARDQSLGLQQREFGDSHYTARSGGSASVTHVSSDKEYFPLESMNQTVRLVREKLNEIQSSADNSEVQSSKRPRVDNRRRI; translated from the coding sequence ATGCCTCGTTACCGTGGCGAGACTCCTGGTGTTCGAGTTTATACAGTTTGCGATGAATCTAAGTACCTCGTTGTCAAGAATGTTCCAGCATTGGGTTGTGGTGATGAATTGTTGAGACTTTTCTCAACATATGGGCAGATTGAAGAATGCAAACCAATGGATGCTGAAGATTGTGAGCCCTTTACCGATGTTTACTGGATTAAGTTTCATCAGGTTGACAATGCTAGGTTTGCTAAAAGGAAGTTGGATGAGTTTGTTTTTCTGGGGAACAGGCTGCAGATTTCATATGCACCTCATTTCGAGAGCTTGTCCGATACCAAGGAGAAATTAGAAGGGAGGAGAAACGAAGTTCTTGCACGGTTGAAACCTAGGAGCTCCAATGCCTCTGCAGCGTATGGTCATGGGCCATCAGCTAGAGACCAGTCATTGGGGTTGCAACAACGGGAATTTGGAGACTCTCATTACACTGCTAGAAGTGGAGGTTCTGCTTCCGTGACTCATGTTTCTTCTGACAAGGAGTATTTCCCATTGGAATCTATGAATCAAACAGTTCGCCTGGTTAGAGAGAAACTTAATGAGATACAATCAAGCGCTGACAATTCAGAAGTTCAGTCGTCTAAAAGACCACGTGTTGACAATAGGCGGAGAATCTAA